Proteins co-encoded in one Pseudobdellovibrionaceae bacterium genomic window:
- a CDS encoding NAD(+)/NADH kinase: MVKNILIVYRDDTPQAEKLSQDFKRYLSGQSIDVDILSYTELKDKVCAQGYDLVVVLGGDGTYLSTVRHLHPHDTPILGINMGSLGFLTEVKLDAAYEALDAALNDKLERRPRTMIEVQIQHANKSIYEDTALNDVVIERGARSQLVRIQIYSQSNLVQDVKADGLIISTPTGSTAYNLAAGGPILHPEMAGLVVTPVAPHNLTSRPIVFPDHLELRLRLAPGNQTAQLTIDGRKVEAITEHDTIILKKSTHQHFVLRKKGHNYFDLLREKLKFGQRD, encoded by the coding sequence ATGGTTAAAAATATTTTAATTGTCTATCGTGACGATACTCCTCAAGCTGAAAAGCTCAGCCAAGATTTCAAACGCTACCTTTCAGGACAAAGCATTGATGTCGACATTTTAAGTTACACGGAACTTAAAGATAAAGTGTGTGCTCAGGGTTATGATCTGGTTGTCGTTTTGGGAGGAGATGGGACTTACCTCTCTACCGTCCGTCATTTGCATCCACATGACACACCCATCTTAGGAATTAACATGGGGTCTTTAGGTTTTTTAACAGAGGTTAAATTGGATGCGGCTTATGAAGCCCTTGATGCCGCGTTAAATGATAAACTTGAAAGACGCCCACGCACCATGATCGAGGTTCAGATTCAACATGCTAATAAAAGTATTTATGAAGATACTGCCCTTAACGATGTGGTGATTGAAAGAGGAGCGCGCTCACAACTGGTACGCATTCAAATTTACTCCCAGTCCAACTTAGTCCAAGATGTTAAAGCAGATGGACTGATCATCTCCACACCTACAGGAAGTACGGCCTACAACTTAGCTGCAGGTGGTCCTATCCTACACCCAGAGATGGCAGGGCTGGTAGTCACACCCGTGGCTCCCCACAATTTGACCAGTCGACCGATTGTATTTCCCGACCATTTAGAACTTCGACTGCGTTTAGCCCCTGGCAATCAAACAGCACAACTCACTATTGATGGACGCAAAGTGGAAGCCATTACCGAACATGACACCATCATTCTTAAAAAATCCACTCACCAACATTTCGTTTTAAGAAAAAAAGGACACAATTATTTTGATCTGCTTCGCGAAAAACTAAAGTTTGGACAAAGAGACTAA
- the recN gene encoding DNA repair protein RecN — MLVELRVKNFALIDELNIQFKKGFNVLSGETGSGKSILLKSLAVLMGAPSSNDFVGPFGDTAQVEGLFDVSERPDIKERLNEMDLMDGDDLIVRRQLGKKSRVYINGSMITLTELKNIITPILEIAGPFSAPLMEMTGQHDTKQLLSTHYHRFLLDLFGGVQKHLEEYRVGFEHRNKLIQETEELKSKAHERHHQLDFLKYQIQELDQFNFDPEADGDLKERISRLKNKQKLIDFLASADYVLNQSSESVLSGIHKILKTSEVFGDSYEKINASMENLQTAKAIIEDVSFELSNFESHAFSDEDNLDALTERYTKLRSLQKKFGESIEEFMNAHAKLKTEIETLESLDDILANKEAELKTLETKLQMKASQMHELRLLAAKNIEVKVNEQLQDLNMKGVLFFVGLERSGELNRYGSSKVEFLVKTHSESELRPLAKTASGGELSRILLSIKSVLGENEWPRTYLFDEVDTGVSGPTAELVGKKLKTLAFDQQILCVTHLPQVAALGDHHYAIEKLVRQDKTQIKVRELNKNERVTEIARLMSGEHISESSRQHAQKLLGY; from the coding sequence ATGTTAGTTGAACTACGAGTTAAAAACTTTGCACTGATTGATGAACTCAACATTCAATTTAAAAAAGGCTTTAACGTTTTAAGTGGAGAAACAGGCTCAGGAAAGTCGATCTTACTTAAAAGTTTAGCCGTACTGATGGGAGCACCTAGCTCAAATGATTTTGTCGGTCCATTTGGTGACACCGCCCAAGTCGAAGGTTTATTTGATGTCAGCGAGCGCCCTGACATTAAAGAGCGTTTAAATGAAATGGATCTTATGGATGGCGATGACCTGATCGTCAGAAGACAGCTGGGTAAAAAAAGCCGCGTGTATATCAATGGTTCTATGATCACTCTGACAGAGCTTAAAAATATCATCACCCCGATCTTAGAAATTGCAGGCCCCTTCTCGGCCCCACTGATGGAGATGACAGGGCAGCATGACACCAAACAGCTTTTATCCACCCACTACCATCGGTTTTTATTAGACCTCTTTGGTGGTGTGCAAAAGCATCTCGAAGAGTACCGCGTGGGGTTTGAGCACAGAAATAAATTGATCCAAGAGACGGAAGAGTTAAAAAGCAAAGCCCACGAACGTCATCACCAGCTTGATTTTTTAAAGTATCAAATCCAAGAACTGGATCAGTTTAACTTTGATCCCGAAGCCGACGGAGACCTTAAAGAGCGCATTTCGCGATTAAAGAACAAACAAAAGCTGATCGATTTCTTAGCTTCTGCGGATTATGTTTTAAATCAAAGTTCAGAATCTGTGCTTTCTGGCATTCATAAAATTCTTAAGACTTCGGAAGTGTTTGGTGATTCTTACGAAAAGATCAACGCCAGCATGGAAAACCTGCAAACAGCCAAAGCCATCATCGAAGATGTGTCCTTTGAGCTTTCTAACTTTGAAAGCCACGCCTTTTCTGACGAAGATAACCTTGATGCCTTAACCGAACGTTACACTAAACTTAGAAGTCTACAAAAGAAATTCGGCGAGAGCATTGAAGAGTTTATGAATGCTCATGCTAAACTTAAAACTGAAATCGAAACTTTAGAAAGTCTAGATGATATTCTTGCAAATAAAGAAGCAGAACTTAAAACTCTTGAAACTAAACTGCAAATGAAAGCCTCACAGATGCACGAACTGCGTCTGTTGGCCGCAAAAAACATTGAGGTGAAGGTCAATGAACAATTGCAAGACCTCAATATGAAGGGTGTTTTATTTTTTGTAGGTCTTGAACGCTCAGGGGAACTAAACCGTTATGGAAGTTCAAAGGTGGAGTTTTTAGTAAAGACTCACAGTGAGTCCGAACTTAGGCCTTTGGCAAAAACAGCCAGTGGTGGGGAGTTAAGTCGGATTTTACTTTCTATCAAATCTGTTCTTGGCGAAAATGAATGGCCACGCACTTACCTGTTTGATGAAGTGGATACTGGTGTCAGTGGCCCTACGGCAGAATTAGTAGGCAAAAAGCTAAAAACATTAGCTTTTGATCAGCAAATTCTATGCGTCACACATCTTCCCCAAGTGGCGGCCTTAGGGGACCATCACTACGCCATTGAAAAACTAGTTCGTCAGGATAAAACCCAGATCAAAGTGCGTGAACTGAATAAAAATGAGCGGGTCACAGAAATTGCACGTTTGATGTCGGGCGAACATATTTCAGAGTCCAGTCGCCAACACGCTCAAAAGCTGTTAGGATACTAA
- a CDS encoding SulP family inorganic anion transporter encodes MFHIKNSMLDDLKAGLVVSLVALPLCLGIALASGAPALSGLLAGIIGGLLIGILSPSHVSVSGPAAGLTVVVLDAIADIGSFAAFLPALILAGLIQLLMGLFRLGKISNFVHHCVIEGMLSAIGLILIIKQLPYVIGSLSPKYTEIFNTPAPDNINLGAFLIGLICLIFIAVHNTTSLKDKKFFKLIPLSMLLVVIASVLAFLFSFYSPLQLSQNLFVDLSGITGGAQAFSALIFPDFSQGFSLNIIKYAVVMALVASLETLLCVKAADQIDPHKRFTPPNKELFAQGIGNIFSGFIGGLPITSVIVRTSVNIQAGAKTKWASVFHGIILMIGLLAFPTLITKIPLAVLACILVLAGYNLAHPRQISSSVKNGFLYAIPFFVTLTIVVFTDILIGVIVGQCVSMALRFGFKGSQEKLKHT; translated from the coding sequence TTGTTTCACATTAAAAATTCAATGCTTGATGACCTCAAAGCGGGTCTTGTGGTTTCGCTTGTGGCTTTGCCTCTATGCTTAGGAATTGCTTTAGCCTCTGGAGCACCAGCACTTTCAGGACTGCTAGCTGGTATTATTGGTGGGCTTCTGATTGGAATACTCAGTCCTTCTCATGTTTCCGTCAGTGGGCCTGCGGCGGGTCTAACAGTGGTGGTCTTAGATGCCATTGCGGATATAGGTTCTTTTGCTGCTTTTTTACCTGCTCTGATTTTAGCAGGGTTGATCCAACTACTTATGGGGCTCTTTCGGCTTGGGAAAATTTCAAATTTCGTACACCACTGCGTAATTGAAGGTATGCTGTCAGCTATTGGCTTAATTCTGATCATCAAACAACTGCCCTATGTGATTGGCTCTTTAAGCCCCAAATACACAGAGATTTTTAATACCCCTGCACCTGACAATATAAACTTAGGAGCTTTTTTAATTGGGCTGATCTGTCTGATTTTTATTGCTGTTCACAATACAACCTCTTTGAAAGATAAAAAATTTTTTAAACTTATTCCTTTATCAATGCTTTTGGTGGTTATAGCTTCGGTTTTAGCGTTTTTGTTTTCATTTTATTCTCCACTTCAATTATCTCAAAACTTATTCGTAGACCTCAGTGGAATTACGGGTGGTGCACAAGCGTTTTCTGCTTTGATCTTCCCTGACTTCTCACAAGGCTTTTCACTTAACATCATTAAATATGCCGTAGTTATGGCTTTAGTGGCCAGTCTTGAAACTCTTTTATGTGTTAAAGCCGCTGACCAAATCGACCCCCACAAGCGCTTTACCCCTCCAAATAAAGAATTATTTGCTCAAGGCATTGGTAATATATTTTCTGGATTTATCGGTGGGCTTCCCATAACTTCTGTCATTGTCAGAACCTCAGTGAATATTCAAGCGGGTGCCAAAACCAAGTGGGCCTCTGTCTTTCACGGCATAATTCTAATGATAGGACTCTTAGCTTTTCCCACTTTAATCACCAAGATCCCTTTGGCGGTTCTGGCATGTATTTTAGTGCTTGCAGGTTATAATCTGGCTCACCCCAGACAGATCTCTTCAAGTGTGAAAAATGGGTTTTTATATGCCATTCCTTTCTTTGTCACTTTAACTATAGTGGTTTTTACAGACATCCTTATAGGAGTCATTGTAGGCCAGTGTGTCTCTATGGCTCTACGTTTTGGCTTTAAAGGATCACAAGAAAAGCTGAAACACACTTAA
- a CDS encoding PepSY domain-containing protein produces the protein MKYTLASLVLFLGLGSQVAMAQAQDISSQALLYVPGGQVVVLERDEVKVQTTNGTIVEVEFTRKGVFEEASGKNASSDNLTPPNALVPLATALQGLQAAGKQAAGEWSLESSLRYGWHYEFDGYENGVEMEYIVDATTGAFVKAIADN, from the coding sequence ATGAAATACACATTAGCATCATTAGTTCTATTTTTAGGTTTGGGTTCACAAGTGGCAATGGCACAGGCTCAAGACATCAGCTCACAAGCTTTACTTTACGTTCCTGGTGGGCAAGTTGTAGTTTTAGAGCGTGATGAAGTGAAAGTGCAAACTACAAATGGCACTATCGTAGAAGTCGAGTTCACACGTAAAGGCGTTTTTGAAGAAGCATCAGGTAAAAATGCCTCTAGCGACAACTTAACTCCTCCCAATGCTTTAGTGCCACTGGCTACAGCACTTCAAGGCTTACAAGCCGCAGGTAAACAAGCTGCTGGAGAATGGTCACTGGAATCCAGCTTGAGATATGGCTGGCACTACGAATTTGATGGTTATGAAAACGGTGTGGAAATGGAATACATCGTGGATGCCACAACAGGCGCTTTTGTAAAAGCCATCGCAGACAACTAG
- a CDS encoding HAMP domain-containing histidine kinase has product MSQNYAQIIESLGIQNLQNSISPEIFVMILDQDQKVLFHTHPTRIEDDFSKDELENYNDEYEILELNKELSQLSLKSGWSYIIKNEGEDKDIFDVIENNLAKFTLKHWAAALPFVENDLVEVYTLPLQNKRWLHIAKSAESREEYLEQIRYLGFMVLVPFIAVGILLSLFLSRTILTPLRSLTQRIQRIQSGETHLRAENYGRGDEVDELAIKFNALLDRNEQLLENLKSTLDNIAHDMRTPLTRFRIEAERAISSQEGDARSLKEALLNGLESVEQITALLNAIMDASEAESSSMKMKKERINISDLIEGIKDLFQYTAEDKDISLYTEAPSSVFVLGDVTRLSQALSNLVDNAIKYSPAGTEVYISAEQQQGQVYIRIKDHGCGIDPKDQARIWDRLYRADQSRTTHGLGIGLSVVKAIIKAHGGAVSLSSTGPQGSTFVITLPTCNDSVGNL; this is encoded by the coding sequence TTGTCGCAAAACTATGCGCAAATCATTGAAAGCTTAGGAATACAAAATCTACAAAACAGCATCTCACCAGAAATTTTTGTGATGATTCTGGATCAAGACCAGAAAGTTCTTTTTCATACTCATCCCACTCGTATAGAAGATGATTTTTCTAAAGATGAATTAGAAAATTATAATGATGAATATGAAATTTTAGAACTCAATAAAGAACTGTCACAATTATCTCTAAAATCAGGGTGGAGTTATATTATAAAAAATGAAGGTGAGGACAAAGATATTTTCGATGTGATTGAAAATAATCTTGCTAAATTCACTCTTAAGCATTGGGCGGCAGCGTTGCCTTTTGTGGAAAATGATCTGGTCGAAGTTTATACTTTGCCTTTACAAAATAAACGATGGTTGCATATCGCTAAAAGTGCCGAAAGCCGTGAAGAGTATCTGGAACAGATTAGATATTTAGGTTTTATGGTGCTTGTACCTTTCATTGCTGTGGGGATTTTGCTAAGTTTGTTTCTTTCGCGCACTATTCTTACTCCACTGCGCAGTCTCACACAACGAATTCAACGCATTCAATCGGGCGAGACTCATTTGCGAGCTGAGAACTATGGGCGTGGTGATGAAGTCGACGAGCTAGCGATAAAGTTTAATGCTCTATTGGATCGTAACGAACAGCTTTTGGAAAATCTAAAAAGCACACTGGATAATATCGCCCATGATATGCGTACGCCACTTACGCGTTTTCGTATAGAAGCAGAAAGAGCCATATCTTCACAAGAAGGAGATGCTCGAAGTCTTAAAGAGGCTTTGCTTAACGGCCTAGAAAGTGTCGAACAAATCACGGCTTTACTTAATGCGATTATGGATGCTTCAGAGGCTGAATCTTCTTCGATGAAGATGAAAAAAGAAAGGATCAATATTTCAGATTTGATTGAAGGGATTAAAGATTTATTTCAGTACACCGCAGAAGACAAAGACATTAGCCTTTACACGGAAGCACCTTCTTCTGTTTTCGTTTTAGGTGATGTGACTCGTTTATCCCAAGCTCTTAGTAATCTAGTTGATAATGCCATTAAGTACTCTCCTGCAGGAACAGAAGTTTATATTTCTGCCGAGCAACAACAGGGACAGGTGTACATTAGGATTAAAGATCATGGGTGTGGGATTGATCCTAAAGATCAAGCTCGAATTTGGGATCGACTGTATCGCGCAGATCAAAGTCGCACAACTCATGGACTTGGTATTGGGCTTAGTGTGGTTAAGGCGATCATCAAGGCTCATGGAGGTGCTGTAAGTTTGAGCAGCACAGGTCCGCAAGGAAGTACTTTTGTCATAACATTACCAACTTGTAATGATTCTGTAGGAAATCTGTAA